One Scylla paramamosain isolate STU-SP2022 chromosome 7, ASM3559412v1, whole genome shotgun sequence DNA window includes the following coding sequences:
- the LOC135101899 gene encoding CDGSH iron-sulfur domain-containing protein 3, mitochondrial-like gives MATLKVLRMPTFNLTRLLTQSAASHVPSGTQEPKDGGEAQEEWKQKGRIHSKKSVKVNLVGGKRYLWCACGYSKNQPFCDGTHLWSRFRLKIKQHPVFFKAPKDMTASLCLCKQTNKPPYCDGTHRRKEVQEAVIEEPK, from the exons ATGGCTACTCTAAAGGTTCTCAGGATGCCAACTTTCAACCTAACTCGACTACTGACGCAA AGTGCGGCTTCACACGTTCCCTCGGGTACTCAGGAACCAAAGGACGGCGGAGAAGCACAAGAGGAGTGGAAGCAAAAAGGAAGAATCCATTCCAAGAAGTCCGTCAAAGTGAATTTGGTGGGTGGGAAGCGGTATCTGTGGTGCGCCTGTGGATACAGTAAGAACCAG CCGTTCTGTGACGGGACACACCTATGGAGCAGATTCCGGCTCAAAATCAAGCAGCATCCGGTGTTTTTCAAGGCCCCGAAGGATATGACAGCGTCCTTGTGTCTCTGTAAGCAAACCAACAAACCTCCGTACTGCGACGGCACCCACCGCAGGAAGGAAGTGCAAGAGGCAGTTATCGAGGAGCCTAAGTGA
- the LOC135101897 gene encoding crooked neck-like protein 1 translates to MSSKPQKMPKVAKVKDKSPAELQITAEQLLREAKERELEIVPPPPRQKISDPEELQEYRLKKRRAFEDNIRKNRGNISNWIKYAKWEEEQQEIRRARSVYERALDVDHRNITLWLKYAEMEMRSRQVNHSRNVWDRAVTILPRANQFWYKYTYMEEMLKNIAGARQVFERWMEWEPDEQAWLTYIKFEMRYKELDRARQIYERFVLVHPEPKNWIRYARFEETHGYIQGARRVLERAVQFFGDEHFDEGLYIAFAKFEEGQREHERARAVYRYALDHMPRERCLVLYNEYTRHEKKHGDRSSIDAVITSKRKFQYEEAVQANPHDYDAWFDYVRMLEADGDADLVREVYERAIACVPPIKEKRHWRRYIYLWIYYAVYEELTTKDIERARQVYQMCLRLIPHKVFTFAEIWLLYSKFEIRQKDLSAARKALGQAIGMCPKHKLFRGYIDLEIKLREFDRCRKLYEKWAEFDPENCKMWIQFATLEAMLNDSERARGIYELAICQPRLDMPEYMWKSYIDFEVEQEEWERVKTLYERLLERTHHVKVWISYARCQHAAPPPEEGLAQARTVFQRANRALRSCQEKEQRLMLLEAWRDFEDEFGDDISLEKVKHLLPRKVTRRRQVAADDGSKMRWEEYVDFVFPDDETAKPSLLLLAKAKEWAKQQRKQEEPEESHTPPLQQDDTAAPQPHTNHAEAQEEEEEPDRDLDRDDSEVDVGSSSDSSSSDAEDKRITKRKRRQMSYSSSSSEEEEEEEEQRSAKEQKNRPKKQQKENTPSRSSSEERDSSSENKRKKAKDFFA, encoded by the exons ATGTCCAGTAAACCGCAAAAGATGCCCAAGGTGGCTAAG GTCAAGGACAAATCTCCAGCCGAGCTGCAGATTACAGCTGAACAGCTGCTGCGCGAGGCCAAGGAACGAGAGTTGGAGATTGTGCCACCTCCACCCCGACAGAAAATATCTGACCCAGAGGAATTGCAGGAATACCGGCTCAAGAAGCGCCGTGCCTTTGAAGACAACATACGCAAGAACCGCGGCAACATATCAAACTGGATTAAATATGCCAAGTGGGAGGAAGAACAGCAGGAAATACGTCGtgctcg GTCAGTGTACGAGCGAGCATTGGATGTGGACCATCGCAACATTACCTTGTGGCTCAAGTATGCCGAGATGGAGATGCGGAGTCGCCAG GTTAACCATTCCCGCAATGTATGGGATCGGGCAGTCACCATCCTGCCACGGGCCAACCAGTTTTGGTACAAGTACACTTACATGGAGGAGATGCTCAAGAACATTGCAGGTGCCAGGCAG GTGTTTGAACGTTGGATGGAGTGGGAACCAGATGAGCAAGCATGGCTCACATACATCAAGTTCGAGATGCGCTACAAGGAGCTGGACCGTGCCAGACAAATCTATGAGCGCTTTGTCCTAGTACACCCAGAACCCAAGAACTGGATACGCTATGCACGTTTTGAGGAGACTCACGGCTACATCCAAGGTGCACGTCGTGTCTTAGAACGTGCTGTGCAGTTCTTTGGGGATGAACACTTTGATGAAGGTCTGTACATTGCCTTTGCCAAATTTGAGGAGGGTCAGAGGGAACATGAGCGAGCAAGAGCAGTGTACCGCTATGCCCTGGACCACATGCCCCGGGAACGCTGTCTGGTGCTCTATAACGAATACACACGGCACGAGAAGAAGCATGGTGACCGTTCCTCCATTGATGCCGTCATCACCAGCAAGCGCAAGTTCCAGTATGAGGAAGCAGTACAGGCCAACCCTCATGACTATGATGCCTGGTTTGACTACGTCCGCATGCTGGAGGCTGATGGTGATGCAGATCTAGTGAGGGAGGTCTATGAGCGTGCCATTGCCTGCGTCCCACCAATCAAG GAGAAGAGACATTGGCGTCGATACATTTACCTGTGGATCTACTATGCGGTGTATGAGGAGCTCACCACCAAGGACATAGAACGTGCCCGCCAGGTGTATCAGATGTGCCTTCGTCTGATTCCCCACAAAGTGTTCACCTTTGCTGAGATTTGGCTGCTCTACAGCAAGTTTGAGATCAGGCAAAAGGATCTTTCTGCAGCCAGGAAAGCTCTG GGTCAAGCAATTGGCATGTGCCCAAAACACAAGCTGTTCAGAGGCTACATCGACTTAGAGATCAAGCTTCGTGAGTTTGATCGATGTCGGAAGTTGTACGAGAAGTGGGCAGAGTTTGATCCTGAAAACTGTAAGATGTGGATCCAGTTTGCCACACTGGAGGCAATGCTGAATGACTCTGAAAGGGCACGAGGCATCTATGAGCTGGCCATATGTCAGCCACGGCTTGACATGCCAGAGTACATGTGGAAGTCCTACATTGACTTTGAG GTGGAGCAGGAAGAGTGGGAGCGAGTAAAGACACTGTATGAGCGGTTGCTGGAGCGCACACACCATGTCAAAGTTTGGATAAGCTATGCTCGTTGTCAGcatgctgcaccaccaccagaggaaggaCTGGCACAGGCACGGACAGTCTTTCAGCGGGCTAACCGTGCTCTTCGCTCATGTCAGGAGAAGGAACAACGCCTCATGCTGCTAGAGGCATGGCGTGACTTTGAAGATGAATTTGGAGATGATATCAGCTTGGAGAAGGTTAAGCATTTGCTGCCCAGGAAGGTGACACGGCGGCGGCAAGTGGCAGCCGATGATGGTTCAAAGATGCGTTGGGAAGAATATGTTGACTTTGTCTTTCCTGATGATGAGACTGCCAAGCCCTCTCTTCTCCTATTAGCAAAGGCAAAGGAATGGGCAAAACAACAGCGGAAACAAGAAGAGCCAGAGGAGAGTCACACGCCACCACTTCAGCAGGATGATACTGCTGCGCCACAACCACACACAAATCATGCTGAGgctcaggaagaggaggaggaaccagaCCGTGATCTTGACCGTGATGACAGTGAGGTGGATGTAGGTTCAAGCAGTGATTCATCCAGTAGTGATGCAGAGGATAAGAGGAtaaccaaaagaaaaagaaggcaaaTGTCATATTCTTCAAGTtctagtgaggaggaggaggaggaggaagaacaaagaagtgCTAAGGAACAGAAGAACAGACCCAAGAagcaacagaaagaaaacaccCCCTCAAGGTCTTCCAGTGAGGAGAGAGATTCCAgttcagaaaataaaagaaaaaaggcaaagGATTTCTTTGCATAG
- the LOC135101898 gene encoding protein IWS1 homolog translates to MSTDRRWYEPPTPRDWRRPSTTKLRLQSSMSLRKAILDRTSSTPVSSTLDCTSPSTSSSSSGRSIIPEVDKSLLERNLQELLSNDPLDDPLKRDVRPPAGRNSRPASLRRNQSLANLNASYILRNWHGTDVFESVGTTPSRPRSSSMTKYAPLPSIASAKNPEYQPPPLIRSKTFDVIDTKMKNLPTVDDSQANYGRESEKENELEPRLLVIASIEGKTLPEYLSHARDGLLRSRPATRHGRLELFKSFGENYPVGVAWASEGTSLNPFQFPVTKHSKESFLFPSHSEADSDHCTLPDKQREDKEFHRRILRIPSQDYQVVGEMQDSREKKDMTDDNNDDCNCSDQENDDDDDDDDDDDGEDNEMDDDNDEDNDDEDDDDDEEEEDEGDNDDDDNDDDSDDDDDDDDSDDDDDDSGGGRNKDKIKEKNKEANSQAEQSSRGNEDIHIYFMLPDGSLLVVHTSSGWTLAALLGAVAGMGMGGRRLQVVLDGVQERDLSSGIQDLGITHNTTIYLLPAG, encoded by the coding sequence ATGAGCACTGACCGCCGTTGGTACGAGCCGCCCACACCGAGGGACTGGCGCCGTCCCAGCACTACCAAGCTACGTCTCCAGTCTTCCATGTCCCTCCGGAAGGCTATCTTGGACCGAACTTCCTCCACTCCTGTCAGCAGTACCCTGGATTGCACTTCTCCTAgtacatcttcctcttccagcgGGAGGTCCATTATTCCTGAAGTGGACAAAAGCTTACTAGAGCGAAATCTCCAGGAACTCTTGTCCAATGATCCACTGGATGACCCACTTAAAAGAGACGTAAGGCCTCCTGCTGGAAGAAATAGTAGGCCGGCTAGTCTTCGTCGCAATCAGTCTCTTGCAAATCTAAATGCATCATATATTTTAAGGAATTGGCATGGCACGGATGTTTTCGAAAGTGTAGGCACTACTCCATCTCGCCCTCGAAGCTCATCTATGACTAAatatgctcctcttccttccattgccTCTGCAAAGAATCCTGAATACCAGCCACCGCCACTTATCCGGAGCAAAACCTTTGATGTAATTGATACCAAAATGAAAAACTTGCCTACGGTGGATGACTCCCAGGCGAACTACGGCCGGGAGtcggagaaggagaatgagttGGAACCTCGGCTTCTGGTTATTGCAAGCATTGAAGGAAAGACTCTACCGGAGTATTTGTCTCATGCGCGGGATGGTCTTCTTAGATCTCGTCCAGCTACGCGCCACGGCCGATTGGAATTGTTCAAGTCATTTGGGGAGAATTACCCTGTTGGGGTCGCTTGGGCATCAGAAGGAACCTCACTTAATCCATTCCAGTTTCCTGTAACCAAACACAGTAAagaatctttcctttttccatctcACAGTGAAGCTGACTCCGACCATTGCACACTTCCTGATAAGCAAAGAGAGGACAAGGAATTCCACCGACGAATCTTGAGAATTCCTTCTCAAGATTATCAGGTGGTAGGTGAAATGCAAGACAGCAGGGAGAAAAAAGACATGacagatgataataatgatgattgtaACTGCAGTGAtcaagaaaatgatgatgatgatgatgatgatgatgatgatgatggtgaggataatgaaatggatgatgataatgatgaagataatgatgatgaggatgatgatgatgatgaggaggaggaggatgagggtgataatgatgatgatgataatgatgatgatagtgatgatgatgatgatgatgatgatagtgatgatgatgatgatgatagtggtggtggaagaaacaaagacaaaataaaagaaaagaacaaggaggcTAATTCACAGGCTGAGCAATCTTCGAGAGGCAACGAGGACATCCACATATACTTTATGCTGCCAGACGGCTCTCTGTTGGTAGTGCACACGTCCTCTGGCTGGACCCTGGCGGCGCTCCTGGGAGCTGTGGCTGGAATGGGGATGGGCGGACGCCGGCTGCAGGTGGTGTTGGACGGCGTGCAGGAGCGAGACCTTAGCAGCGGCATCCAGGACCTAGGCATCACCCACAACACCACTATTTACCTGCTGCCTGCTgggtaa